The following proteins come from a genomic window of Camelus dromedarius isolate mCamDro1 chromosome 29, mCamDro1.pat, whole genome shotgun sequence:
- the MAN2C1 gene encoding alpha-mannosidase 2C1 isoform X3 — MAAAAAPALKHWRTTLERVEKFVSPLYFTDCNLRGRLFGDSCPVAELSSFLTPERLPYQEAVQQDFRPARVGDSFGPTWWTCWFRVELTIPEAWVGQEVHLRWESDGEGLVWRDGEPVQGLTKEGEKTSYVLTDKLEEEDPRSLTLYVEVACNGLLGAGKGSMIAAPDPEKMFQVSRAELAVFHRDVYKLLVDLELLLGMAKGLGEDNQRSFQALYTANQIVNVCDPAQPETFPVAQALASKFFGQRGGESQHTIHAVGHCHIDTAWLWPFKETVRKCARSWVTAIQLMERNPEFIFACSQAQQLQWVKSYYPGLHARLQEFACRGQFVPVGGTWVEMDGNLPSGEAMVRQFLQGQNFFLQEFGKMCSEFWLPDTFGYSAQLPQIMRSCGIRHFLTQKLSWNLVNSFPHHTFLWEGLDGSRVLAHFPPGDSYGMQGSVEEVLKTVAKNRDKGRTNHSAFLFGFGDGGGGPTQTMVDRLKRLCDTDGLPRVQLSSPGRLFSALEKDSGQLCTWVGELFLELHNGTYTTHAQIKKENRECERILHDAELLSSLALARSAQFLYPAAQLRDLWRLLLLNQFHDVVTGSCIQLVAEEAMCHYEDIRSHGNTLLSAAAAALCAGEPGPEGLLIVNTLPWKRTEVLALPRPGGAHSLALVTVPSMGYAPAPTPASLQPLLPQQPVFVMQETDGSVTLDNGIIRVRLDPTGRLTSLVLVASGREAIAEGAVGNQFVLFDDVPLYWDAWDVMDYHLETRKPVLGQAGTLAVGTEGGVRGSAWFLLQISPNSRLSQEVVLDVGCPYVRFHTEVHWHEAHKFLKVEFPARVRSPQATYEVQFGHLQRPTHYNTSWDWARFEVWAHRWMDLSEHGFGLALLNDCKYGASVQGSVLSLSLLRAPKSPDATVDMGRHEFTYALMPHEGSFQDAGVIPAAYSLNFPLLALPAPGPAPTAAWSAFSVSSPAVVLETVKQAETSPQGRTLVLRLYEAHGSHVDCWLHMSLPVQEAVLCDLLERRDPAGPLPLRDARLKLTFSPFQVQSLLLVLQPLPN; from the exons atggcggcggcggcggcgccggccCTGAAGCACTGGCGCACTACGCTGGAGCGGGTGGAGAAATTCGTGTCGCCACTCTACTTCACCGACTGTAATCTCCGCGGCAG GCTCTTCGGAGACAGCTGCCCAGTGGCCGAGCTCTCCAGCTTCTTGACGCCCGAGAGGCTTCCCTACCAGGAGGCAGTCCAGCAGGACTTCCGCCCCGCGCGGGTCGGCGACAGCTTCGGACCCAC TTGGTGGACCTGTTGGTTCCGGGTGGAGTTGACCATCCCCGAGGCATGGGTGGGTCAGGAAGTTCACCTTCGCTGGGAAAGTGATGGAGAAGGCCTGGTGTGGCGTGACGGGGAACCTGTCCAG GGTTTGACCAAAGAAGGGGAGAAGACCAGCTATGTCCTGACTGACAAGCTGGAGGAAGAAGACCCCCGAAG CCTGACTCTCTATGTGGAAGTAGCCTGCAATGGGCTCCTGGGGGCCGGGAAGGGATCCATGATCGCAGCCCCTGACCCAGAGAAGATGTTCCAGGTGAGCCGGGCTGAGCTGGCCGTGTTCCACCGGGATGTCTACAAGCTCCTGGTGGATCTGGAGCTGCTGCTGGGCATGGCCAAG GGCCTTGGGGAGGACAACCAGCGCAGCTTCCAGGCCCTGTACACAGCCAACCAGATCGTGAACGTGTGTGACCCTGCCCAACCTGAGACCTTCCCAGTGGCCCAGGCCCTGGCCTCCAAGTTCTTTGGCCAACGTGGAGGTGAAAGCCAGCATACCATCCATGCCGTGGGGCACTGCCACATTGATACAG CCTGGCTCTGGCCCTTCAAGGAGACGGTGCGGAAATGTGCCCGGAGCTGGGTGACAGCCATTCAGCTCATGGAGCGGAATCCTGAGTTCATCTTTGCCTGCTCCCAG GCCCAGCAGCTCCAGTGGGTAAAGAGCTACTATCCTGGCCTGCATGCCCGGCTCCAGGAGTTCGCCTGCCGTGGGCAGTTTGTGCCCGTGGGGGGCACCTGGGTGGAGATG GATGGGAACCTTCCCAGTGGAGAAGCCATGGTGAGGCAGTTCCTGCAAGGACAGAACTTCTTCTTGCAGGAGTTTGGGAAGATGTGCTCCGAG TTCTGGCTGCCAGACACATTCGGCTACTCAGCACAGCTCCCCCAGATCATGCGCAGCTGTGGCATCAGACACTTCCTCACCCAAAAACTGAGCTGGAACTTGGTGAACTCCTTCCCG CACCATACCTTTCTGTGGGAGGGGCTGGATGGCTCCCGTGTGCTGGCCCACTTCCCGCCTGGTGACTCATATGGAATGCAGGGCAGtgtggaggag GTGCTGAAGACCGTGGCCAAAAACCGGGACAAGGGGCGGACCAACCACAGTGCCTTCCTCTTCGGctttggggatgggggtggtggcCCCACCCAGACCATGGTGGACCGCTTGAAGCGGCTGTGCGATACAGATGGGCTGCCCAG GGTGCAGCTGTCTTCTCCGGGGCGCCTCTTCTCAGCACTGGAGAAGGACTCGGGGCAGCTGTGCACGTGGGTCGGGGAGCTCTTCCTGGAGCTACACAATGGCACCTACACCACCCACGCCCAG ATCAAGAAAGAGAACCGGGAGTGTGAGCGGATCCTGCACGACGCGGAGCTGCTCagcagcctggccctggcccGCAGTGCCCAGTTCCTATACCCGGCGGCCCAGCTGCGGGACCTCTGGAG GCTCCTGCTCCTGAACCAGTTCCATGATGTGGTGACTGGAAGCTGCATCCAGCTGGTGGCAGAGGAGGCCATGTGCCACTACGAAG ACATCCGTTCCCATGGAAACACACTGCTCAGCGCCGCAGCCGCAGCCCTGTGTGCTGGAGAGCCAGGTCCCGAGGGCCTCCTCATTGTCAACACACTGCCCTGGAAGCGCACGGAAGTGTTggccctgcccaggcctggcGGGGCCCACAGCCTAG CCCTGGTGACAGTGCCCAGCATGGGCTAtgctcctgctcccacccccgcctcactgcagcccctgctgccccagcagcctgTGTTCGTCATGCAGGAG ACTGACGGTTCTGTGACTCTGGACAACGGCATCATCCGGGTGAGGCTGGACCCAACTGGCCGCCTGACGTCCCTGGTGCTGGTGGCCTCTGGCAG GGAGGCCATTGCTGAGGGTGCCGTGGGGAACCAGTTCGTACTATTTGATGACGTCCCTCTGTACTGGGACGCATGGGATGTCATGGACTACCACCTAGAAACACG GAAGCCAgtgctgggccaggcagggacCTTGGCAGTGGGCACTGAGGGTGGCGTGCGGGGCAGTGCCTGGTTCCTGCTGCAGATCAGCCCCAACAGTAGGCTCAGCCAGGAGGTCGTGCTGGATGTTGGCTGCCCTTATGTCCGCTTCCACACCGAG GTGCACTGGCATGAGGCCCACAAGTTCCTGAAGGTGGAGTTCCCCGCCCGTGTGCGGAGCCCCCAGGCCACCTATGAGGTCCAGTTTGGACATCTGCAGAGGCCTACCCACTACAACACTTCTTGGGACTGGGCTCGATTTGAG GTGTGGGCCCACCGCTGGATGGATCTGTCAGAGCACGGCTTTGGGCTGGCTCTGCTCAATGACTGCAAGTACGGCGCGTCAGTACAAGGCAGTGTCCTCAGCCTCTCGCT CTTGCGGGCACCTAAGTCCCCTGACGCCACGGTTGACATGGGGCGTCACGAGTTTACCTACGCGCTGATGCCGCACGAGG gctccttccaagaTGCTGGCGTTATCCCCGCTGCCTACAGCCTCAACTTCCCCCTGCTGGCGCTGCCCGCCCCGGGCCCGGCGCCCACCGCAGCCTGGAGCGCCTTCTCGGTGTCCTCGCCCGCTGTCGTGTTGGAGACCGTCAAACAG GCAGAGACCAGCCCCCAGGGCCGCACGCTGGTCCTGAGGCTGTACGAGGCCCACGGCAGCCACGTCGACTGCTGGCTGCACATGTCGCTGCCGGTTCAGGAGGCCGTCCT CTGTGACCTCCTGGAGCGGCGCGACCCTGCTGGCCCCCTGCCCCTTCGGGACGCCCGCCTGAAGCTCACCTTTTCTCCCTTCCAAGTGCAGTCCCTGCTGCTCGTGCTGCAGCCCCTACCGAACTGA